Within the Prevotella scopos JCM 17725 genome, the region GTAAATACAGGCAGAATAGATTACATGGAGGCTCAGCGTGGTGAAGGTAAAGCCTGCTGGGATTGTCATCGTGATGTAGCACACATGAAGATGAATTCTCTCTCAAGCACCCCTGGTGCAGAATATGTGGAACCAATGCCACCTTCTCCTGTTCCAGATTGGTTGCAAAAAGTGTTAGGAAAGAAAAAATAAGAACTAAAAATCGATAATTATGGCAAAGACATTAAAGAAATGGCAAGGCTGGCTACTCTTTGGAGGAGCAATGGTTCTCGTGTTCATTCTTGGACTGCTCTGTTCTTCAATGCTTGAAAGAAGAGCTGAGGTTGTAAGTGTGTTCAACAACAGACGTACACCGATGACTGACTCCATTGTATCTCAGAATGAGAAATTTGCAGCTGATTTCCCACGTGAATATGAGACGTGGGCAATGACAGAAGACACAAGTTTCGTGAGTAAGTACAATTCTTCCCAGGAAGTAGATGTACTGGCAGAGAGACCCGAAATGGTTATCCTATGGGCTGGCTATTCTTTCTCAAGAGGGTATAATACACCACGTGGACACCGTCATTGTATTGATGACTTACGTAAGATTATGCGTACAGGAAGTCCAGGTGTTGATGGACAAGATGACATACAGCCAGGAACCTGTTGGACCTGCAAGGGTCCTGATGTTCCACGTCTAATGCGTGAGAAAGGAACTGATAAATTCTATGCTGCCAAGTGGAGCGACTGGGGACCAGAGGTCATGAACACCGTCGGTTGCTCTGACTGCCATGATGCAAGGACGATGGAACTTCGTCCCGCTCGTCCTGCTCTCTATGAGGCATGGGCTCGTGTCGGTAAAGACGTGAGAAAAGCCAGCCATCAAGAGATGCGTAGCCTGGTCTGCGCACAGTGCCACACGGAATACTACTTCGAGAAAGAGAATGGCAACTATCTACATTTCCCTCAAGAAAAGGGTATGACGTGTGAGGCAGCAGAGGAATACTACGATAGTATTGGCTTCTACGATTACATCAACCCATTATCAAAGGCGAAGATTCTAAAGGCACAGCACCCTGGTTATGAATTGTATTTACAGGGAATCCATGGACAGCGTGGTGTTTCATGTGCTGATTGTCATATGCCTTACATCTCTGAGGGTGGTGTGAAATATACTGATCACCATATTACAAGCCCATTGGCAAACATCGAGCGTACTTGTCAGACCTGTCACCGTCAAGATGCTGAGACGCTTCGTCAGAATGTTTATGAGCGTCAGAAGAAGATTTATGACTTCCGTACAAATGTAGAAAAGGAACTTGCAGCTGCACACATCGAGGCTAAATTTGCTTGGGAAAAGGGTGCGACGGAAGCTGAGATGGAGCCTGTTCTTAAGGATCTCCGCAAGGGTCAGTGGCGTTGGGACTATGCTGTAGCTAGCCACGGAGCTGCCTTCCATGCTCCACAAGAGGTGATGCGAATCCTTGGAAGTGCAATGCAGTATGCAATGGATGCTCGTTTACAGATAGCACGTGTTGTGGCTAAACATGGATACACTGGTAAGATTCCTCTTCCAGATGTTTCAACAAAGGCTAAGGCACAATCATACATTGGTTTGGATATGCCTAAGCTCAATTCACAGAAGAAGAAATTCCTTGATACAATCGTACCAAAATGGATTGAGCAAGCTAGAAAGAACAAACGCTTTGTTACTAAGCCGATGTAAATAGTTACTAACAGGATTCCTTCCCATCTGGGGGAGGAATCTTGTCTGTAAAAGTGAGAATACCCATATTAACTGGGTACTTACTAATCTTTATATTTTATAACTCACACAGAATTTATTTATTTACTCTTACTCCAATACTTAATTTTTTATGTCTTTTCTTATTAGGAAAAGGGTGGAGTAGAGTTTTTCTTGTTATGTGGAATAAACCTTATACACTAAAAGAAGGAACAGCAATTGTTGTTGGTTTATTGGTAACTGGTGTCTTTTTACAGGCAACAATGGGGTCCTTGGAGTGGGGCTTTTTTGCTTGGCCAGCCAACTTCATTACTTTAGTTTTATTTGTTCTGGCACTTGTCGCAGTATTCATATTACGCAAATGGTCTTATTTCTGCCGTTTTATGGCTACTATGCAAGCAGCTATTCCTGCTATAGCAGCAGCAGCAGTATTAACCTTTGTCATGGGAATTACAAAGCAAGTAGCGGAGGGGAGAGATGCTGTTGATCCGCTTGGTATAACGAAGATGCTTAATTTTTGGCCTTTCGTTCTAGTCTATGTTTGGATGACTGCTATTGTTGGTGAGGTAACTTTGAACCAATTATCTCATTTTTCATGGCGTCGTTTGCCCACACTAACGAGTCATGTTGGTCTTTTCATTGTTCTTACTTGTGGTACACTTGGTAGCGCAGATATGCTACGTGTGAAGATGTATTGTGAAGAGGGGCAGCCTGAATGGCGTGGTCTTGACGCTTTTAGCAACGTTCATCACCTTCCGGTAGCAATACAATTAGAGAAGTTCACTATTGATGAATATCCACCTAAGCTCATGCTTATTGATAACATGGGACTTCCACTTCCGAAAGGGAAGCCTGAGAATATTCTTTTAGATAAGAATGTAAAGTTTGGTTATCTATTGGATTGTAAGATCGAGGTTCTCAAGCGTATCGATAACGCTATGCCTGTTATGTTGAGCAAGATGGTTGGTAAAATGCCTGGAGGTATGATGAGCAATATCCGTATGGATTCATTAGGACAGGCACGCAATAAAGAAGGTTATATTCCTTCTGATGCTAAAGGAACAGCATGTGCAATATATGTGAAGGTGACAACAGGTATAGGCAATAATGGAAATAGTGATTCTAGATTAAAGAAAAATAAACAACATACTATCACAGGATGGCTTACATGTGGTAGTTACCTTTTCCCTTATCAATCTTTGAAACTTGAAGATAGTAGAAGACTGGTCATGCCTAATCGCGAGCCACGACGCTTCTCATCTCTTGTTGACATTTATACACAAGCAGGACAGAATATTCGTACTGAGATAGAGGTTAACAAACCGTTTAGTATCGAAGGATGGAAAATCTATCAGCTTAGCTATAATGAGCAGATGGGAAAATGGAGTAACTTAAGTATCTTTGAGATTGTAACCGATCCTTGGATGCCAGTTGTGTATGTTGGAATATTCTTGTTGTTGTTCGGAGCTGTCGGAATGTTCTTGACAGCAAGTCGTAAGAAGGAGGTAAAACTATGATCTGGAATTATTTTATTATTTTTGCAATCATATCTGTAATTTTATGGGTCATTGGTGCATGGGCAGCATGGCATAGTCGTCACGTTATGGCCTTTGGATCTACAGGGCTTGGATTAGCAGTATTCTTTGCATATATTTTAATAATGTGGATAACCTTGGAACGACCACCTCTTCGTACGATGGGTGAGACACGTCTGTGGTACAGTTTTTTCCTCCCATTGGCAGGTATTATTGTCTTTAGTCGCTGGCAGTATAAGTGGATATTAAGTTTCTCCACACTTCTTGCAACCGTCTTTGTTTGTGTGAACATCTTTAAACCAGAGATACATTCAAAGACACTTATGCCAGCCTTACAAAGTCCATGGTTTGCTCCTCATGTAATTGTTTATATGATGGCTTACGCTCTTTTGGGAGCTGCAGTGGTCATGTCAGTTTATCTTCTTTTCTTTAAGAAGAGTGCTGATACGGATAAGGAAATGGAGATAACGGATAATCTCACTTACGTTGGTCTCTCATTTATGACTCTCGGTATGCTGATGGGTGCTTTATGGGCAAAGGAAGCATGGGGACATTACTGGTCATGGGACCCAAAGGAGACATGGGCTGCTATCACTTGGCTTTCCTATTTGGTTTATGTTCACTATCGTCAATATCGTCCTCGTATCATCCGTCCAGCTTTATGGATATTGATTGTAGCATTCATCTTACTTCAGATGTGTTGGTGGGGAATAAATTATCTTCCTTCAGCACAAGGTGTAAGTGTTCATACCTATAATTTGAGTTAAGTCTTTATTCGTATTTTTAGCTTATCTCAAAGATTCATAAAATCGTATCAGAAGTTACAAATGTCATAAGTTTACACTTCTGATACGATTTTTTTCTTAAACAACGTGTAAAACGAGTCTTGTTTATACCTAAAAGTGATTTGCTCAGAATAAGTAAGTCTTAATTCTATAAAATGATATTGTGTACTTAAACACATTGCTATAAATACTTATGAAAAACAGATGCACAGATGAAGCCATATTTTTGACAAAAACCTTTGTCTTTCCATATCTTTTTTATACTTTTGGCAACTGAATTCAACTACATTAAAATGAGACAAATCATTAATTATTTCACAGACGATGACCTTTACAAGCTTACAATGTGCTGTGCAGTCATTGACAATTATCCACGTGCACATGTATGCTATCATTTTGTTGACCGTGATGACACGGTTTATCCAGAAGGATTCGCACGTGAAGTGGAACATCAGATAGAATTATTGGAATCGGTTGTTATTACGGATGACGAAATTAATTTTCTTCGTAAGAAATGTTACTATCTTCCAGAATGGTTTTTAACCTATCTACGCGGCTTCCGCTTTTCACGAGAATGGGTGAAAGTCTGGCAGGATGAAGAGGGTCATCTTTATATAGAATTTGAAGGATTATGGGCAGATACAATTCTGTTAGAAGTGAAGGTCCTTGCGATTATCTCTGAGTTGTTCTATATGTTTAACGACCAAGCTCAGAACTTTGATTATCAG harbors:
- the ccsA gene encoding cytochrome c biogenesis protein CcsA — translated: MIWNYFIIFAIISVILWVIGAWAAWHSRHVMAFGSTGLGLAVFFAYILIMWITLERPPLRTMGETRLWYSFFLPLAGIIVFSRWQYKWILSFSTLLATVFVCVNIFKPEIHSKTLMPALQSPWFAPHVIVYMMAYALLGAAVVMSVYLLFFKKSADTDKEMEITDNLTYVGLSFMTLGMLMGALWAKEAWGHYWSWDPKETWAAITWLSYLVYVHYRQYRPRIIRPALWILIVAFILLQMCWWGINYLPSAQGVSVHTYNLS
- the nrfA gene encoding ammonia-forming cytochrome c nitrite reductase translates to MAKTLKKWQGWLLFGGAMVLVFILGLLCSSMLERRAEVVSVFNNRRTPMTDSIVSQNEKFAADFPREYETWAMTEDTSFVSKYNSSQEVDVLAERPEMVILWAGYSFSRGYNTPRGHRHCIDDLRKIMRTGSPGVDGQDDIQPGTCWTCKGPDVPRLMREKGTDKFYAAKWSDWGPEVMNTVGCSDCHDARTMELRPARPALYEAWARVGKDVRKASHQEMRSLVCAQCHTEYYFEKENGNYLHFPQEKGMTCEAAEEYYDSIGFYDYINPLSKAKILKAQHPGYELYLQGIHGQRGVSCADCHMPYISEGGVKYTDHHITSPLANIERTCQTCHRQDAETLRQNVYERQKKIYDFRTNVEKELAAAHIEAKFAWEKGATEAEMEPVLKDLRKGQWRWDYAVASHGAAFHAPQEVMRILGSAMQYAMDARLQIARVVAKHGYTGKIPLPDVSTKAKAQSYIGLDMPKLNSQKKKFLDTIVPKWIEQARKNKRFVTKPM
- a CDS encoding cytochrome c biogenesis protein ResB, whose translation is MWNKPYTLKEGTAIVVGLLVTGVFLQATMGSLEWGFFAWPANFITLVLFVLALVAVFILRKWSYFCRFMATMQAAIPAIAAAAVLTFVMGITKQVAEGRDAVDPLGITKMLNFWPFVLVYVWMTAIVGEVTLNQLSHFSWRRLPTLTSHVGLFIVLTCGTLGSADMLRVKMYCEEGQPEWRGLDAFSNVHHLPVAIQLEKFTIDEYPPKLMLIDNMGLPLPKGKPENILLDKNVKFGYLLDCKIEVLKRIDNAMPVMLSKMVGKMPGGMMSNIRMDSLGQARNKEGYIPSDAKGTACAIYVKVTTGIGNNGNSDSRLKKNKQHTITGWLTCGSYLFPYQSLKLEDSRRLVMPNREPRRFSSLVDIYTQAGQNIRTEIEVNKPFSIEGWKIYQLSYNEQMGKWSNLSIFEIVTDPWMPVVYVGIFLLLFGAVGMFLTASRKKEVKL